A genomic window from Salvia miltiorrhiza cultivar Shanhuang (shh) chromosome 5, IMPLAD_Smil_shh, whole genome shotgun sequence includes:
- the LOC131025515 gene encoding uncharacterized protein LOC131025515: MVLRNPMKMAMLLITANNPSYGGRKSAPQISAAGDVLRHPKLTRPLHRLFPKSIFGFSIDPASGGFRLCLPSPSPCDTVFETHLRYEYDITGRINYGRISNLTGILAQDLFLWLPTKGIQVDIPSSGLIYFDVEVVSKQFSLSLFDTLKNCSSAEDVDGYGDLLKIPQV, encoded by the coding sequence ATGGTGTTGCGCAATCCAATGAAAATGGCGATGCTCCTCATCACCGCAAATAACCCTAGCTATGGCGGAAGAAAATCCGCACCCCAAATCAGCGCAGCTGGTGACGTTTTACGACATCCTAAGCTCACACGGCCTCTCCATCGGCTATTCCCCAAAAGCATCTTCGGTTTCTCCATCGACCCCGCATCCGGCGGTTTCCGCCTCTGCTTGCCGTCTCCTTCGCCGTGCGACACCGTGTTCGAGACCCACCTCCGGTATGAATACGACATCACTGGGCGCATCAACTACGGGAGGATTTCTAATTTGACGGGCATTTTGGCTCAGGATCTGTTTCTATGGCTCCCGACGAAGGGAATTCAGGTAGATATTCCGAGCTCCGGGTTGATTTACTTTGATGTGGAGGTGGTTTCCAAGCAGTTCTCCCTCTCGCTCTTCGATACGCTCAAGAATTGTAGTTCTGCGGAGGATGTCGATGGCTATGGTGATTTGCTGAAAATTCCTCAGGTTTGA